One Amblyomma americanum isolate KBUSLIRL-KWMA chromosome 8, ASM5285725v1, whole genome shotgun sequence DNA window includes the following coding sequences:
- the LOC144102389 gene encoding uncharacterized protein LOC144102389 has protein sequence MSSVGAVSAAQSGRGNRFFAATAEDYQVILPNLPSGRIVANTVFMHGDPRARPYRVEDYRDTLANLGALPDVVALGAYQMNHVWAVTMTTADAAQKLLLAVDVKVKDRPCLLIDPNNREVRVKLHWLLHGVTDEDVRVALSPYGKVLEVTREKWRALGVTEKGSTTRTVGLKLHADVKIDDIPHQLKIAGELTLVVVPGRAPLCLRCKSTGHIRRDCNVPRCSRCRRFGHVDADCAKTYASVAGPVQANDISDHLMDEEDSEETARTSRNLVTQGASSNFQGEQLIDGGDKPADKRRHDDAEGGNEKDEASTTGHPSPGGGEKPPTEPAPVTVMDSDSISAAAKRPHNAV, from the exons atgagctccgtcggagcggtttcagcggcccagtcgggccgcggtaacaggttttttgcggctACTGCCGAAGATTATCAGGTTATTCTGCCCAATCTGCCATCCGGACGCATCGTCGCCAACACCGTTTTCATGCACGGCGATCCAAGAGCCCGGCCCTATCGTGTTGAAGACTACCGGGACACTTTGGCCAACCTTGGTGCGCTTCCCGAcgttgtggcgttgggggcgtatcaaatgaaccacgtgtgggctgtgacaatgacaactgctgatgctgctcagaagctgcttttggccgtcgacgtgaaggtaaaggatcgcccatgtttgctcattgatccgaataaccgagaagttcgcgtaaagctgcactggttgctgcatggcgttaccgacgaagacgttcgcgtggcactgtcgccctacgggaaggtgttggaagtgacccgggagaagtggcgggcgctcggtgtcactgaaaaagggtcgacgactcgtacagttggactaaaattgcatgccgacgtcaaaatagacgatattccgcatcagctcaagatagccggagagctaacacttgttgttgtgccgggccgcgctcctctgtgtctgcgctgcaagagcaccgggcacaTACGTCGCGACTGCAATgtgccgcgctgtagtcgttgtcgtcgtttcggccacgtcgatgctgattgcgcaaagacgtacgccagcgtagccggaccagtgcaggcaaacgacatatcggaccacctgatggacgaggaagactcagaggaaacagcaaggacgagccgtaacctggttacgcaaggtgcatcgtcgaactttcaaggggaacaactaattgacggcggagataaacccgcagacaagcggcgacatgacgacgcagaaggcgggaacgagaaggatgaggcaagcactacgggccacccctctcccggaggaggcgagaaaccacccaccgagccggcaccagtcaccgtgatggacagcgacagtattagtgccgctgcaaagcgacctcacaacgcag TGTGA
- the LOC144102390 gene encoding uncharacterized protein LOC144102390, giving the protein MSSVGAVSAAQSGRGNRFFAATADDYQVILPNLPSGRIVANTVFMHGDPRARPYRVEDYRDTLANLGALPDVVALGAYQMNHVWAVTMTTADAAQKLLLAVDVKVKDRPCLLIDPNNREVRVKLHWLLHGVTDEDVRVALSPYGKVLEVTREKWRALGVTEKGSTTRTVGLKLHADVKIDDIPHQLKIAGELTLVVVPGRAPLCLRCKSTGHIRRDCKVPRCSRCRRFGHVDADCAKTYASVAGPVQANDISDHLMDEEDSEETARTSRNLVTQDVTTQVDAMKHMGSTTYREK; this is encoded by the exons atgagctccgtcggagcggtttcagcggcccagtcgggccgcggtaacaggttttttgcggctACTGCCGATGATTACCAGGTTATTCTGCCCAATCTGCCATCCGGACGCATCGTCGCCAACACCGTTTTCATGCACGGCGATCCAAGAGCCCGGCCCTATCGTGTTGAAGACTACCGGGACACTTTGGCCAACCTTGGTGCGCTTCCCGAcgttgtggcgttgggggcgtatcaaatgaaccacgtgtgggctgtgacaatgacaactgctgatgctgctcagaagctgcttttggccgtcgacgtgaaggtaaaggatcgcccatgtttgctcattgatccgaataaccgagaggttcgcgtaaagctgcactggttgctgcatggcgttaccgacgaagacgttcgcgtggcactgtcgccctacgggaaggtgttggaagtgacccgggagaagtggcgggcgctcggtgtcactgaaaaagggtcgacgactcgtacagttggactaaaattgcatgccgacgtcaaaatagacgatattccgcatcagctgaagatagccggagagctaactcttgttgttgtgccgggccgcgctcccctgtgtctgcgctgcaagagcaccgggcacatacgtcgcgactgcaaagtgccgcgctgtagtcgttgtcgtcgtttcggccacgtcgatgctgattgcgcaaagacgtacgccagcgtagccggaccagtgcaggcaaacgacatatcggaccacctgatggacgaggaagactcagaggaaacagccaggacgagccgtaacctggttacgcaag acgtgACGACGCAAGTTGATGCAATGAAACATATGGGTAGTACGACGTACAGAGAAAAATGa